The genome window ATGTGAGGGAGGAGGCATTCGTGAAAGCTGAGTCGACTCGACGGGAGTTCTTGGTGCGGAGTGGGGTAGGTATGGCATCGCTGGCTTTGCCCGCTGTACATGCCCACGCCGCGGAAGGCGCAAAGCAATCGCCCCGCAACATCATCTTTATCCTCACAGACGATCAACGCTTCGACGGCGCGGCCATTCTCGGGCATCCATTCGTCGAAACTCCGCATCTCGATGCCCTCGTAAAGGGTGGGATTGTCTTCAAGAATGCTTTCGTGGCCACCGCGCTCTGCTCGCCAAGCCGCGCGACAATTCTCACCGGTCTCTATGCCCATACTCATGGTGTGCTGGATAACAACACGCCCTTGCCGCCGTCTGCGCCGACGTTTCCAAGGGAGTTGCAGAAAGCCGGCTACGAAACCGCCTTCATCGGCAAGTGGCACATGGGTGGACAGAGCGAAGGCCCGCAACCTGGTTTCGATCGGTGGGTTTCCTTCCAAGGGCAAGGAGAGTACGAAGGCACAACACTTAATGTGGATGGGACAAATCACCCCGGATCCGGATACATTACGGACGTTCTCACCGACTACGCCGAAGAATTTCTTCGCAAGCCGCGTCAGAAGCCATTCTGTATGTGCCTTTGTCACAAGGCTGTACATGCGATGTTCAAACCCGCGCCCCGTTACAAAGGTTGTTACGCGGACAAGACCTACCCACACCCAGCCTCTATGGCCGACACTCCAGAGAATTACAGGGGCAAACCGGCATGGGTCCGAGCCCAGCGTAACAGTTGGCACGGCGTTGATGGCATGTATGCGAATCAGATCGATTTCGATACCTTCACGCGCCTTTATGCGGAGACATTGCGCGCCGTGGATGACAGTGTAGGCCGCATCGTGGCAACGTTGCGTGAACTGGGACAGCTCGATTCCACACTCATTGTTTTTACGTCCGATAATGGATTCCTTATGGGCGAACATGGGCTCATCG of Candidatus Hydrogenedentota bacterium contains these proteins:
- a CDS encoding sulfatase, which encodes MASLALPAVHAHAAEGAKQSPRNIIFILTDDQRFDGAAILGHPFVETPHLDALVKGGIVFKNAFVATALCSPSRATILTGLYAHTHGVLDNNTPLPPSAPTFPRELQKAGYETAFIGKWHMGGQSEGPQPGFDRWVSFQGQGEYEGTTLNVDGTNHPGSGYITDVLTDYAEEFLRKPRQKPFCMCLCHKAVHAMFKPAPRYKGCYADKTYPHPASMADTPENYRGKPAWVRAQRNSWHGVDGMYANQIDFDTFTRLYAETLRAVDDSVGRIVATLRELGQLDSTLIVFTSDNGFLMGEHGLIDKRCMYEPSIRVPLIVHCPELFAGGTTRDEMILNTDYAPTFLEAAGCPIPTAWQGKSFYPLLENKQIPWRDAFLYEYFWERSFPQTPTVQGIRTDRYKLMRYHGVWDRYELYDLQNDPNEMNNLLGDIELTVEGGAIDNLINDDASPEVKPVYRQLAKRLKELVEETSGVPEPIWYKSTSER